CAGAATGCTCATCTGTCATAAATCAGTCCCCATGGTTAAATGGAAACGAAACGAGCGTGCAACGGTCTCAGTTTCTTTTAAGCCAAACCCTAAGTCCATTCGGATTGGACCAATCGGCGATATCCAGTGTAAACCACCGCCAACCGATACCACGGGTTCAAACTTCTGTGTATCAAAGGCATTACCCGCATCGACAAAGGTAGCAACGCGCCAAGTAGGGGTGAGATAGTACTGATATTCTACGCTGCCGACGGCCAAAAAACGGCCACCGACCACTTGTCTCGATAAGCCGCCTTCACTGTTGGTGTAGTCAATATAGGGCCCTAATTCTTGGTAACTGTAACCCCGTATACTTTGGTCGCCACCAGCAAAATAACGCAGTGATGGGGGAATGTTGGCAATATCGTTATCATTTGCAATATTGGCGCCTAAGTCAACGCGAGCAACAAATCGATGCTTATCAAATAAGGTTTCTATCCATTTAAATCGTGCTTGTAAGCGAGTGAGACGAATAGTCGATCCTACAGATGGATCTGCATATTCAATGCTGTATGTTTGACGATAGCCAGATTTAGGATCGAGGGTGTTGTCACCTCGAACCGTTTTAGTGAGGTTGTAACCTAATAAATAAAATCGCGGATCGTAATCAGTATCGAGTTGATTATAAAACTCTCTCGTGGATTCAAGGGAATAACCATGCAGCCAATTACTTTTGGACCGTCGTTGACGCGTTAAGCCAATGATGTATTTTTCAGACTCTAACTGGCCAGTATTATTAAATTGACGGTTATCTGGATCATAATCTTGAGTGACACCATAGGTGTCGCGTAATAATCCTAGTTTTATTTTTAGTTGATCATCTAAAGGATGCGTTAATGGAATCGTATAGGTAGTTAAAATTTTCGGCCGTTCAGGCGACCACTCCATACTGGTTTCTTGATAATGCCCATAGCGGTTTATTTGTGGGGTACGCCAAGTCACTCGCACGCGAGGATCGATACTTTTTTCGGTACTATTACCAATATCAGCACCTAAACCGACCTCAATAAGATGGCTAGGACGAGGACTTAGTTCAACTTTAATTGGCACAACACCGGTTTCAATCTTGTCTAATTGAGGCAATACTTTGATATTACTAAAGTAACCAGTATCTAACAAATTACGATTAAACTCAGTCAAAAGTTGCGTGGCATAAGGCGCATCAGCACCAAAAGGGATTAATGCTTCGACAATATCGTCATTAAGCGTTGAACCTTCAAAGTCAACATCACCAAATAAATATCGCTTACCTGAATCAAATTCGAGGTTAATTTGGGCGCTATTTAAGTCACGATTAATGCTGATTTCTGATTTTGTGTATTGACCATCAAAATATCCTCTTGCCATTGCCAGAGTGACTAATTGTGATTTAATTGAATCGTAAACCCCGTGGTTTAAGGTGTCACCAGGTTTGATTTTTAGGCTATTAAGCCATAGCGAAAAAGTATTGTCTTCAAGCATCTCTCCCTGAAAATGAATATCAACCCACTGAATAATCACTGGTTCCCCAAGGGTGATATCGAGCTTTAGCTCCCAAGGCCCATTGTCTTTTTCGTTAACGTCAATATCTAAAATAGCGTGATAGTAGCCCATAGATTCAAGCGCATCATGGGTGTTATCGTCAACTGTGAATAAAAAAGCTCGGCGTTGAACATCATTATCTGGCAAGGTACCTAAGTGAGCTGAAATATTATTTTCAATTTGTTTGTTAACGCCATTAACGTTAATCGTTAGCCAATTATTATCAGCCAGCACAAAGCCTGACATCAATAAGGTCAACGAAAGTAATAGAAACTGACTAAATTTAAGGCGTTTTGTCGGCAAATTAAGCTAATTTTTCCAAAAGTGATCATGATGACTATTGTCGCTACAAAGTCTAAAAGTCGCAAGGATATGATTGAAATTACAACCACAAATGGTTACAAAGATAAACCACTTTCAAGGACTTGCCTAACATGAATAAATTATATTTAACGATTGCAGTGTGTTTATGCTTAACCGCAAATATCTGTGCAGCCACAGATGATAAGCCTTTTTCAATTGCCATCCATGGCGGCGCGGGAACCATTTCTGCTGCCAGTTTAAGTCCTCAACAAGAAAAAGCTATTCGCGATAAACTCAAACAGGCTGTTGATACAGGCTATAAGGTGCTAGATAAAGGCGGTAATAGTCTTGATGCGGTTCAAGCGGCAATTAATGTGTTAGAAAATAGTCCATTTTTTAATGCTGGTGTTGGCGCGGTTTATACTTTTGACGGCGGCCATGAACTAGATGCCTCGGTAATGGATGGTAACACAATGAATGCTGGAGCCGTTGTGGGGGTTAAACACATTAAAAACCCAATTGATTTAGCTCGAAAAGTGATGGAAAAATCACCTCATGTGATGCTATATGGTCAAGGGGCAGAGGAGTTTGCATTAACGCAACAATTTAGGTTGGTGTCTAATAGCCATTTCGACACGCCTCATCGTTATGCACAATTGCTGGATGCCAAAGCGAGCATCATTGAAGCTGAGCGCGTAAATGGTGGTGATCACCAGGCGTCAGTTGCCCAGTTACCTGCCAACTACAAATACGGCACAGTCGGCGCAGTGGCGCTTGATAAACACGGCAACCTTGCCGCCGGAACATCAACTGGCGGCATGACGGCAAAACGTTTTGGGCGCATTGGTGACTCACCGGTTATTGGTGCTGGAACCTATGCTGAAAATGGGGTTTGCGCCATATCAGCGACGGGTCATGGCGAATATTTTATTCGCTATCAAGTGGCAGGCGATATATGCGCTAAAGTCAAATACCAACAGAAATCGATTATTCAAGCGGCCGATGAGGTCATCAATCAACGCTTGCTCTCGGCAGGGGGAACTGGAGGAGTGATAGCGATTGATCAACGTGGCAATATCGCGACACCATTTAATACCGAAGGGATGTATCGCGCCACACGAAGTAAAGGC
The Shewanella vesiculosa DNA segment above includes these coding regions:
- a CDS encoding autotransporter assembly complex family protein, translated to MSGFVLADNNWLTINVNGVNKQIENNISAHLGTLPDNDVQRRAFLFTVDDNTHDALESMGYYHAILDIDVNEKDNGPWELKLDITLGEPVIIQWVDIHFQGEMLEDNTFSLWLNSLKIKPGDTLNHGVYDSIKSQLVTLAMARGYFDGQYTKSEISINRDLNSAQINLEFDSGKRYLFGDVDFEGSTLNDDIVEALIPFGADAPYATQLLTEFNRNLLDTGYFSNIKVLPQLDKIETGVVPIKVELSPRPSHLIEVGLGADIGNSTEKSIDPRVRVTWRTPQINRYGHYQETSMEWSPERPKILTTYTIPLTHPLDDQLKIKLGLLRDTYGVTQDYDPDNRQFNNTGQLESEKYIIGLTRQRRSKSNWLHGYSLESTREFYNQLDTDYDPRFYLLGYNLTKTVRGDNTLDPKSGYRQTYSIEYADPSVGSTIRLTRLQARFKWIETLFDKHRFVARVDLGANIANDNDIANIPPSLRYFAGGDQSIRGYSYQELGPYIDYTNSEGGLSRQVVGGRFLAVGSVEYQYYLTPTWRVATFVDAGNAFDTQKFEPVVSVGGGLHWISPIGPIRMDLGFGLKETETVARSFRFHLTMGTDL
- a CDS encoding isoaspartyl peptidase/L-asparaginase family protein; translation: MNKLYLTIAVCLCLTANICAATDDKPFSIAIHGGAGTISAASLSPQQEKAIRDKLKQAVDTGYKVLDKGGNSLDAVQAAINVLENSPFFNAGVGAVYTFDGGHELDASVMDGNTMNAGAVVGVKHIKNPIDLARKVMEKSPHVMLYGQGAEEFALTQQFRLVSNSHFDTPHRYAQLLDAKASIIEAERVNGGDHQASVAQLPANYKYGTVGAVALDKHGNLAAGTSTGGMTAKRFGRIGDSPVIGAGTYAENGVCAISATGHGEYFIRYQVAGDICAKVKYQQKSIIQAADEVINQRLLSAGGTGGVIAIDQRGNIATPFNTEGMYRATRSKGQAATVMIWRDK